Proteins encoded by one window of Planctomonas sp. JC2975:
- a CDS encoding response regulator transcription factor, which produces MTGTGPRAARAAHDTESSAAVDAPIRVVIADDQGLVRGGLRSILQMQSDIEVVGEAADGDQAIEQVRLHDPDVVLMDLRMPVLDGIEATRRITAASRTQVIALTTFETDEYVYGALRAGAAGFLLKDSPAESLGDAVRTVHSGHALLSPAITRRLIDAYTAAPSPSAETRLQDLTPRERDVFLAVAQGMSNAETARTLLLGEATVKSHLTSVLAKLGLRDRVHAVVYAYESGLLRPGRDLQGK; this is translated from the coding sequence ATGACCGGGACCGGACCGCGCGCTGCACGCGCAGCGCACGACACCGAATCATCCGCCGCGGTCGACGCACCGATCAGGGTCGTCATCGCGGATGACCAGGGACTCGTTCGCGGCGGGCTGCGCTCCATACTGCAGATGCAATCCGACATCGAGGTCGTCGGAGAAGCCGCCGACGGCGACCAGGCCATCGAACAGGTGCGACTGCATGACCCCGACGTCGTGCTGATGGACCTGCGCATGCCCGTGCTCGATGGCATCGAAGCCACCAGAAGGATCACCGCTGCCAGCCGCACCCAGGTCATCGCGCTGACGACGTTCGAAACAGATGAATACGTCTACGGGGCGCTTCGCGCCGGAGCCGCGGGATTCCTCCTCAAAGACAGCCCCGCCGAATCCCTCGGCGACGCGGTGCGCACCGTGCACTCCGGCCACGCCCTGCTCTCGCCGGCCATCACCCGCCGCCTCATCGACGCCTACACGGCAGCACCCTCACCATCGGCCGAGACTCGGCTCCAGGACCTCACCCCACGAGAACGCGACGTCTTCCTCGCAGTCGCACAAGGCATGTCCAACGCTGAAACCGCACGCACCCTCCTCCTCGGAGAGGCCACCGTGAAATCCCATCTCACGAGCGTCCTCGCCAAACTCGGCCTCCGCGATCGCGTGCACGCCGTCGTCTACGCCTACGAATCAGGCCTCCTGCGGCCCGGACGCGACCTTCAAGGCAAGTGA
- a CDS encoding MFS transporter encodes MVATHAAGPGSGARAMGVIGTGGSLATVLGVPAGTVISQAFGWRGTFWSLAVAATVVAILIACIIPHDAAASGRGALRSSMSGLLSGRLWLALLACLTTSGGVLATYTFITPILTQQAGIPAAYVPAVLTGFGIGSLVGTLLGGRFGDAHPGLITILVPATTSVILLLIATVATAPAGMIGLVVLLGLFGLSANGVLIHLAVHHAGPAAPLGSALSVSAFNAGTAITTPIAGAALGTPLGIHGPSIIGAIIVSLTLIPTITLAVLRKR; translated from the coding sequence ATCGTCGCCACCCATGCGGCCGGGCCCGGTTCCGGTGCACGAGCAATGGGCGTCATCGGTACGGGAGGCTCACTCGCCACAGTGCTCGGCGTTCCGGCGGGTACCGTCATCTCCCAAGCCTTCGGATGGCGTGGAACGTTCTGGTCACTCGCGGTCGCGGCGACCGTTGTCGCCATCTTGATCGCGTGCATCATTCCGCACGACGCTGCAGCGTCTGGACGGGGCGCCCTGCGTTCCTCGATGAGCGGACTGCTGTCTGGACGTCTATGGCTGGCCCTGCTGGCTTGCCTCACGACCAGCGGGGGAGTGCTCGCCACCTACACGTTCATCACCCCGATCCTGACCCAGCAAGCCGGGATCCCGGCCGCCTACGTGCCCGCGGTGCTCACCGGCTTCGGCATCGGATCCCTCGTAGGAACGCTGCTCGGCGGCAGATTCGGTGACGCGCACCCGGGCCTGATCACGATCCTCGTGCCCGCCACCACGAGCGTGATCCTTCTCCTCATCGCCACCGTCGCCACCGCTCCCGCAGGAATGATCGGCCTGGTCGTGCTCCTTGGGCTATTCGGACTCAGCGCCAACGGAGTCCTCATCCACCTCGCGGTGCACCACGCGGGACCTGCAGCGCCACTGGGATCCGCTCTCTCCGTCTCCGCATTCAACGCCGGCACCGCCATCACGACCCCAATCGCCGGAGCCGCACTCGGCACGCCACTCGGAATCCACGGCCCATCCATCATCGGCGCCATCATCGTGAGCCTCACACTCATCCCCACGATCACGCTTGCCGTCCTCCGAAAACGATGA
- a CDS encoding zinc-dependent alcohol dehydrogenase family protein — MRGVVMHAPGDVRVEDREDPQILEPTDAIIRLSATCICGSDLWPYRGADQVHDAVMGHEYAGIVEEIGSSVNTVKVGDFVVGSFWASDNTCEICRAGYQSHCVHRVLMGAIGTQAERARIPLADGTLVATPGIPDPDLVPSFLALSDVLGTGWFAAVAAEAGAGKTVAVVGDGAVGLCGILAAKQLGAERIIAMSRHADRQALARQFGATDIVEERAEAGVARIKALTGGLGAHSVVEAVGTQEAMMQAIDATRPGGHVGFVGVSHDVTIPGETMFSTGIHLHGGPAPVRRFLPDLIQLIWDRRIDPGKVFDLTLPLEQAADGYRAMDERRATKVLLTV; from the coding sequence ATGCGAGGTGTCGTCATGCACGCACCCGGTGATGTCCGGGTGGAAGACCGTGAGGATCCCCAGATCCTCGAGCCCACAGACGCGATCATCCGCCTGTCTGCGACCTGCATCTGCGGATCGGATCTATGGCCCTACCGTGGCGCCGACCAGGTGCACGACGCGGTGATGGGACACGAGTACGCCGGCATCGTGGAGGAAATCGGTTCCTCGGTGAACACCGTCAAGGTCGGCGACTTCGTCGTCGGCTCGTTCTGGGCCTCCGACAACACGTGCGAGATCTGCCGGGCCGGATACCAGTCGCACTGCGTGCACCGTGTACTGATGGGAGCCATCGGCACCCAGGCTGAGCGGGCAAGAATCCCCCTGGCCGACGGCACGCTCGTCGCCACGCCGGGCATCCCCGATCCCGACCTGGTCCCCTCCTTCCTCGCCCTGTCGGATGTGCTGGGCACCGGATGGTTCGCGGCGGTCGCCGCGGAGGCCGGTGCCGGCAAGACCGTTGCAGTTGTGGGCGACGGAGCCGTCGGACTGTGCGGCATCCTGGCGGCCAAGCAGCTCGGTGCGGAACGGATCATCGCCATGTCCCGCCACGCCGACCGCCAGGCCCTGGCCCGTCAGTTCGGTGCCACAGACATCGTCGAGGAACGCGCAGAAGCCGGTGTCGCACGGATCAAGGCTCTCACCGGCGGTCTCGGCGCTCACTCCGTCGTGGAGGCTGTCGGCACACAGGAAGCGATGATGCAGGCCATCGACGCAACCCGACCAGGCGGGCATGTCGGCTTCGTCGGCGTCTCTCACGACGTCACCATTCCCGGCGAGACCATGTTCAGCACCGGCATCCACCTGCACGGCGGACCGGCCCCGGTGCGCCGCTTCCTCCCCGACCTCATCCAGCTGATCTGGGACCGTCGCATCGACCCCGGCAAAGTCTTCGACCTCACACTCCCGTTGGAGCAGGCGGCCGATGGGTATCGGGCAATGGACGAACGCCGCGCCACCAAAGTGCTCTTGACGGTCTGA
- a CDS encoding helix-turn-helix transcriptional regulator, translating into MDNRAEVREFLMTRRARLTPENAGLPAGSNRRVAGLRRSEVAALAGVSVEYYSKLERGSIAGASASVLDAIGSALQLNDTERAHLLDLARAADGIPTSGRARRAAVSSRPVRRPALNWALDAITDAVAFVRNPQQDLLATNPLGRAFYSPLIGDGGRTPNLARFQFLDPVSRDFYPDWDLFAQMCVGIMRAEAGRDPHNRALQDLVGELATRSDVFRALWAAHDVRTHGSGTKRFHHPDVGELTLAYEELAITAEPGKILMIYTAEPGSPSAERLRLLGSLAATQNATARQQAENA; encoded by the coding sequence ATGGACAACAGAGCCGAGGTGCGCGAGTTCCTCATGACCCGCCGCGCCCGCCTCACCCCGGAGAACGCCGGCCTGCCTGCCGGCAGCAACCGCCGGGTCGCCGGGCTGCGCCGCAGCGAAGTCGCGGCCCTAGCCGGTGTCAGTGTCGAGTACTACTCGAAACTGGAACGCGGCAGCATCGCCGGCGCCTCCGCTTCGGTGCTCGACGCGATCGGCAGCGCGCTGCAGCTGAACGACACGGAACGTGCGCACTTGCTCGACCTTGCCAGGGCGGCCGACGGCATCCCCACCTCCGGACGTGCCCGCCGAGCCGCGGTGTCGAGCAGACCCGTGCGGCGGCCAGCGCTGAACTGGGCTTTGGATGCGATCACCGACGCCGTCGCATTCGTACGCAATCCGCAGCAGGACCTTCTCGCGACCAACCCTCTCGGTCGCGCCTTCTACTCACCGCTGATCGGTGACGGTGGGCGCACACCGAACCTCGCGCGGTTCCAGTTCCTGGACCCCGTTTCGCGTGACTTCTATCCCGACTGGGACCTCTTCGCGCAGATGTGTGTTGGCATCATGCGTGCCGAAGCCGGGCGTGATCCACACAACCGCGCGCTGCAAGACCTCGTCGGTGAACTCGCCACGCGCAGCGATGTGTTCCGTGCCCTCTGGGCAGCTCACGACGTTCGCACCCACGGATCGGGCACGAAACGCTTCCACCACCCCGACGTCGGTGAACTCACCCTCGCCTACGAGGAGCTCGCCATCACCGCCGAACCCGGCAAGATCCTGATGATCTACACCGCTGAACCCGGCTCCCCATCCGCTGAACGACTCCGCCTCCTCGGCAGCCTGGCCGCCACCCAGAACGCCACAGCTCGCCAGCAGGCGGAGAACGCGTGA
- a CDS encoding DUF6325 family protein, protein MTETSSNGTSNDGLSQDDAELVAEEIALEMAEADAELGPIDFLVIEFPAGQSTLTGEAVATLAELAASGTIRILDFVVVHKGEDESINIIKAEGLEGLGILGTLEASLAEAVAEQDLVDVAAVMEPGSVAGVLVWENTWAAPFAAAVSNNGGRLIASGHIPSQALLTALANQDNTSNDNDNDE, encoded by the coding sequence ATGACGGAGACAAGCAGCAACGGCACGAGCAACGACGGTCTGAGCCAGGACGACGCCGAACTCGTGGCCGAAGAGATCGCCCTGGAGATGGCGGAAGCCGACGCCGAACTCGGACCGATCGACTTCCTCGTGATCGAGTTCCCTGCCGGCCAGAGCACCCTGACCGGGGAGGCTGTCGCGACCCTAGCCGAGTTGGCCGCCTCGGGAACCATACGCATTCTCGACTTCGTGGTCGTGCACAAGGGCGAAGACGAATCGATCAACATCATCAAGGCCGAAGGTCTAGAGGGCCTGGGCATCCTCGGAACCCTCGAAGCGAGCCTCGCGGAAGCAGTCGCCGAACAGGACCTGGTCGACGTGGCAGCGGTGATGGAACCAGGAAGCGTCGCCGGGGTTCTGGTCTGGGAGAACACCTGGGCTGCCCCATTCGCCGCAGCCGTCAGCAACAACGGCGGACGACTCATCGCCTCCGGCCACATCCCAAGCCAAGCCCTCCTCACCGCCCTCGCAAACCAAGACAACACCAGCAACGACAACGACAACGACGAATAG
- a CDS encoding SulP family inorganic anion transporter, producing the protein MAAKGLERWAPGIATLRTYKRAWLWPDVRAGIVVTALLIPAGMGYAEVAGLPPVTGLYATIVPLVAYAIFGPSRVLILGPDSSLAPIIAAAILPLALGSETRVVALAGFLGILVGAILLLGGILRLGFVTDLLSKPIRVGYLNAIGVLVVISQIPKLLGFSTDANGPLAEIIAIVHDVGRGEVVPIALAFGLGSLALIYALKWLRSPIPGVLAAVVVAILVTWLLQLGDVLPVVGALPRGLPSPALEGLRLPDLTALIPAAAGIALVAFTDSAVLSRTFAARRGETVDGSQEMTGIGFANIAGGALGGFPVSASSSRTPVAEQAGSRTQVTGVVGAALIVVFILVAPGVTAYLPTATLAAVVISAAIGLIDVRGTIGLFRMDRVDAVLSLAAFLGVLVVGVLPGIVFTIILSLLAVIIRTWRPYRAELGRVPGLRGYHDLSRNPAAARVPGVVIVRFDAPLFFANGSSFSAFVRERTAAAGPGIHTVILAAEPITDIDTTAIDELVELDDSLAAKDIRLVFAEMKDPVKDMLRDFGVTDRFTPDRFAPTVGAAVDAVTGTLRGDIDGSPEDPDDEDDDETDPPA; encoded by the coding sequence ATGGCAGCGAAGGGGCTCGAGCGCTGGGCACCGGGCATCGCGACGTTGCGCACATACAAGCGGGCGTGGCTGTGGCCCGACGTGCGGGCGGGAATCGTGGTCACTGCTCTGCTCATCCCCGCCGGGATGGGCTACGCGGAGGTCGCAGGCCTCCCGCCGGTGACCGGTCTGTACGCGACGATCGTCCCGCTCGTCGCGTACGCGATCTTCGGGCCGTCGCGAGTGTTGATCCTCGGCCCGGACTCCTCGCTCGCCCCGATCATCGCCGCGGCGATCCTGCCATTGGCCCTCGGCAGCGAGACACGCGTGGTCGCTCTCGCAGGGTTCCTCGGCATCCTCGTCGGCGCGATCCTGCTGCTCGGCGGCATCCTGCGTCTCGGCTTCGTGACCGACCTCCTCTCCAAGCCCATCCGGGTCGGGTACCTCAACGCGATCGGCGTCCTGGTCGTCATCTCTCAGATCCCGAAGCTCCTCGGCTTCTCGACCGACGCGAACGGACCGCTCGCGGAGATCATCGCGATCGTCCACGATGTCGGCAGGGGCGAGGTGGTGCCGATCGCGCTCGCGTTCGGCCTCGGTTCGCTCGCGCTCATCTATGCGCTGAAGTGGCTCCGCTCGCCGATTCCGGGCGTGCTCGCCGCCGTCGTGGTCGCCATCCTCGTCACGTGGCTGCTGCAGCTGGGCGATGTCCTTCCCGTCGTCGGGGCACTTCCCCGAGGCCTCCCTTCGCCAGCCCTCGAGGGGCTCCGGCTGCCGGACCTGACCGCACTGATTCCCGCCGCGGCGGGAATCGCGCTCGTCGCGTTCACGGACAGTGCAGTGCTGTCACGGACGTTCGCCGCACGCCGCGGGGAGACCGTGGACGGCAGTCAGGAGATGACGGGCATCGGGTTCGCCAACATCGCGGGCGGAGCGCTCGGCGGGTTCCCGGTCTCCGCGTCGTCGTCGCGCACGCCGGTCGCGGAGCAGGCCGGTTCCCGCACCCAGGTCACCGGGGTGGTCGGCGCTGCGCTCATCGTCGTCTTCATCCTGGTCGCCCCCGGAGTCACGGCCTACCTGCCGACGGCGACGCTCGCGGCCGTGGTCATCTCGGCAGCGATCGGGCTCATCGACGTCCGCGGCACGATCGGGCTGTTCCGGATGGACCGCGTGGATGCCGTGCTGTCCCTCGCCGCGTTCCTCGGCGTCCTCGTCGTTGGCGTGCTCCCCGGCATCGTCTTCACCATCATCCTGTCGCTGCTCGCCGTGATCATCCGCACGTGGCGGCCGTATCGTGCCGAGCTCGGCCGCGTCCCCGGGCTCCGCGGCTACCACGACCTGTCCCGCAACCCCGCCGCCGCGCGCGTCCCGGGAGTCGTGATCGTGCGGTTCGACGCCCCGCTGTTCTTCGCGAACGGCTCGAGCTTCAGCGCCTTCGTGCGGGAGCGGACGGCGGCCGCAGGACCCGGCATCCACACCGTCATCCTCGCCGCCGAGCCGATCACCGACATCGACACGACCGCGATCGATGAGCTCGTCGAACTCGACGACTCCCTCGCGGCGAAGGACATCCGGCTCGTGTTCGCGGAGATGAAGGACCCCGTGAAGGACATGCTGCGCGACTTCGGGGTGACGGATCGGTTCACGCCGGACCGGTTCGCGCCGACCGTCGGGGCTGCCGTGGATGCCGTCACCGGCACGCTCCGCGGCGACATCGATGGCAGTCCCGAAGATCCGGACGACGAGGATGACGACGAGACGGACCCGCCGGCCTGA
- a CDS encoding alpha-galactosidase, protein MNEWILTSSDARVWHLRTPISSYIVGLDVEGTPLQKYWGAQLPAGVENEFASSQPTRMFSSFQRPSEIDEQFPVDGGVHWGAPSLQVVFAGGVRSVELSFVRSEVAGRTLTLHLVDRSFGLQVELLYTVHHDSDVIERWVTVTNGGPEPIHILRADSANWVIPDQIDYRQSTAHGYWAGENQVERREVGRGEHTIGSRHGTTGHQADPWVMIDDGTATEQHGAVHSLTLAWSGSWHITTTRRAEGGVSITGGFGHDGLSWRLEPGERLETPRFLGLYCAEGFGGTSQGWHHYVRAHVLPRPENVRPIEYNAWEATWFDVTEENQSDLARRAAAIGVETFVLDDGWFGSRNSSASGLGDWAVSTTKFPNGLASFVTTIRELGMNFGLWVEPEMVNPDSDLYRQRPDWVLHWPGRRRDEQRKQLVLNFARPDVREWAFSWLSALVSEHHVDFLKWDMNRSFTQAGWPAEPDRQDWVWIEHTRGVYWIMDELRRAYPWLTIESCAGGGGRVDLGILARTDQVWPSDATDALDRQVIQRGFSQIYPAQVMYAWVTDEVNPLTGRRIPLDYRFHVAMAGSMGLGGDLRSWSESDLARSAEHIEAYKRIRKTVQMGTLHRLGGEPGRDYSALQYSDEDQVVVLSYEPHRSLSETPRRLRLRGLDPKATYRDESSGAEYRGALLTGWGLPFVFDPESTPDVMAASQPDYSSSLTVLRRL, encoded by the coding sequence CACCTGCGAACACCCATCTCCAGCTATATTGTCGGCCTTGATGTGGAGGGAACACCTCTACAGAAGTACTGGGGCGCCCAGCTACCCGCGGGAGTGGAGAACGAGTTCGCGTCGAGCCAACCGACCAGGATGTTCTCCAGTTTCCAGCGTCCGAGCGAAATTGACGAACAGTTCCCCGTCGACGGCGGCGTGCACTGGGGAGCGCCCTCACTTCAGGTCGTCTTCGCCGGCGGGGTGCGGTCGGTGGAGCTGTCATTTGTACGCTCGGAAGTCGCAGGCCGCACGCTGACACTTCACCTTGTCGACCGCAGCTTCGGGCTGCAAGTGGAGTTGCTATACACCGTGCACCACGACAGCGATGTGATCGAACGTTGGGTGACCGTCACAAACGGGGGCCCCGAACCTATCCATATCCTGAGAGCCGATTCGGCTAACTGGGTCATTCCTGACCAAATCGATTACCGCCAGTCCACCGCCCACGGCTATTGGGCTGGCGAGAATCAGGTTGAGCGACGCGAGGTCGGCCGCGGTGAACACACCATCGGCAGCCGGCATGGCACAACAGGACACCAGGCCGATCCCTGGGTCATGATCGACGATGGCACCGCAACGGAACAGCACGGAGCGGTGCACTCACTTACGTTGGCATGGAGCGGGAGCTGGCACATCACGACAACGCGACGAGCCGAAGGCGGAGTGTCCATCACGGGCGGCTTCGGACACGATGGCCTTTCCTGGCGTTTGGAGCCCGGGGAACGGCTCGAAACACCGCGCTTTCTCGGGCTTTATTGCGCGGAGGGCTTCGGCGGCACAAGCCAGGGATGGCATCACTATGTCAGAGCTCACGTCCTACCGCGCCCAGAGAATGTGCGACCGATCGAGTACAACGCATGGGAAGCGACGTGGTTCGACGTTACTGAGGAGAATCAGAGCGACCTCGCTCGACGCGCCGCAGCCATCGGCGTCGAGACGTTCGTCCTGGACGATGGGTGGTTCGGCAGCCGGAACAGTTCAGCATCCGGGCTGGGTGATTGGGCGGTCAGTACGACCAAGTTCCCCAATGGCCTCGCCTCGTTCGTCACAACGATCAGGGAATTGGGGATGAATTTCGGCCTCTGGGTAGAGCCCGAGATGGTGAACCCGGACAGCGACCTTTACCGGCAGCGGCCGGATTGGGTGCTGCACTGGCCCGGCCGCCGACGTGACGAGCAGCGCAAACAGCTTGTGCTCAACTTCGCGCGCCCCGACGTGCGGGAGTGGGCCTTCTCCTGGCTTAGCGCGCTCGTATCTGAACACCATGTCGACTTCCTCAAGTGGGACATGAACCGTTCGTTCACCCAAGCAGGCTGGCCCGCGGAGCCGGACAGGCAGGATTGGGTTTGGATCGAACACACGCGAGGGGTCTATTGGATCATGGATGAACTGCGTCGTGCCTATCCCTGGCTGACGATCGAGTCATGTGCGGGTGGTGGCGGACGTGTCGATCTCGGCATCTTGGCGCGCACCGACCAAGTGTGGCCGAGCGACGCCACCGACGCTCTTGACCGGCAGGTGATCCAGCGCGGGTTCTCGCAGATCTACCCTGCTCAGGTGATGTACGCCTGGGTGACGGATGAGGTGAACCCGTTGACGGGACGACGAATCCCGCTCGATTATCGCTTCCACGTCGCCATGGCGGGCAGCATGGGCCTTGGTGGTGACTTGAGGTCGTGGAGTGAGAGCGATCTCGCCCGCAGCGCTGAGCACATCGAAGCCTACAAGCGCATCCGCAAGACGGTGCAGATGGGCACGCTCCATAGGCTCGGTGGCGAGCCGGGACGTGATTATTCCGCCCTACAGTACAGCGACGAGGATCAGGTCGTCGTGCTGTCCTACGAGCCGCATCGATCCCTTTCGGAGACGCCCCGACGGTTGCGGCTGCGTGGCCTTGACCCCAAGGCGACGTACCGCGACGAGTCAAGCGGCGCTGAATATCGCGGCGCGCTCCTCACTGGTTGGGGCCTCCCCTTTGTCTTTGACCCGGAGTCAACGCCCGACGTGATGGCCGCCTCCCAGCCGGACTACTCGAGCTCCCTAACGGTGCTCCGACGTCTCTGA